The genome window TGTGCGCCATACTGACTACCTGGCCAGGGTGAACGCGTTCCAGCTACGCGAGGCCGAACAGGGAAGGCCACTCGCGATCATCGTGACGTCGCGGCTCGGCGTCGCAGACCAGGCCCGTACGCCCGCGGGTACTTTGCTTTTGCGGCTTGAGCCGTTCGACGAGTCACGAGTTCGTGCCTGGGCGGGCATCTGGAATGACGTCAACAGCGAGAATTTCGCGGTGTCCGGCACAAGGCCGTTAGATCCCGACGCGGTGCTGGCCTATCCTGACCTGGCTGAGCAACCCCTGCTGCTGCTGATGCTCGCACTGCATGACGCCGACGCCAACGCTCTGAGCCAGCGGGACACGGCGCTCCGCCCCCGCGAGCTCTACGAGCGATTACTCGGAAGCTTCGCCCGCCGCGAGGTCGTCAGACAGCGGCCATATCTTTCCGCGAGCGAGGTCAGCGACGCCGTCGAGGACGAACTTCGGCGTCTCGCGCTAGTCGCTTTTGCCGCGTTCAACCGCGCGAGCCAATGGGTGACCGAATCCGACCTCGAAGGCGACCTCACCGCCGTGCTCGGTGGCGGGGACGGCGCAGAGGGCGGCGGCATACGTGCAGTGAGACGTCCCGCCGAGATCGTACTAGGACGGTTTTTCTTTATTCACCGCGCGCGGGCTCTCCGCCACGACGTACCTCTAGGCACCTATGAGTTCCTCCACGCGACGTTCGGCGAGTACCTGGTCGCGCGCCTGACGTGGCAGCTCTTCGCGGACACCGCCGCCCGCGCTGCACCGGGCCTCTTCGGCGCACCGGTCGCCGACGACGACCTGCTCTATGCGTTGCTCTCGTACGCCGCCCTGGCCGGGCGCGGTCCGGTGGTCCAGTTCCTCGACGACATCACCGACGAGATTCCTGCCGAGACCCGCCCACGACTGCTCGACCTTCTGGTCCGCTTGCACCGGGTGGCTGGGTACCCCCGAGCGCAGGGGAACCTCACCGTCTATCAGCCACGGAGATTGACCCAGACGGCACGGCACGCTGCCTACAGCGCCAACCTCGTCCTCCTTGCCATCTGTATCGGCGGCGATGTGCGCGCGAGCGACTTGTTCGACCCGGCCGACGACGATGTCGTGAGCCAGTGGCACAACCTCACACTGTTGTGGCACTCGCAGCTCAGCCACAACGACTACAGCAGCCTCGTCGACATCGTCGCCCTGGACCGGTTGTGGCCGTCGGACATGCCGCGGGACGTGCGTCTCTTTCTCCGGACCACCAATGACGCGGTGCCTCCCGTCGATACCTACTGGACCTACGCCGTCGAAAGCCATCGGCGCGGCGCCATTTCCTGGAACTTCACCCTCGCCGAATCAGTCCGCCGTCGTACTCAATTCCAATGCGGCCAGCACGACGACATCCTCCTGCACCTCGCGGAACCGATGACTACAGCCCTAGACGACGCCGCGCTCACCCATTTCTACGGATTTTCGGAAACGGCCGCGCCGACAGCCGCCCATGCCCTCGTTCGCGCGTGGCTTCCCGGTGCGCGCCCTCCGACCGAGGAACCGCATGCCGCCCATGAAATCTGTGCGGACATCGTGAACGCGATCTATCAAATTCAGCACGGATACGACAATCCGCGTCGCTTCGCGGAAGCCGCTATCGCGGCTCTAGCCGCAGACGACACCGTCCACCCCGACGCCGTTGCCGACCTGGTCGAGGTTTACCTAAATAACAACGCAATTACCGCTAACCATGTCGGTGCGGCCCTCGCTCGATGCCTTCGAGCGCACCTCAACCGCTGCCCAGCGGGCGCCCCAGGCAACGAACGGTTAACTTCTCTGCTGCACCGAGTATCTGACTCCGGCACTTACGTGACGGCTCCCTTACGCCGCCTCGGTTCTACGGAAACCTCGTGAAGAATTCGATCGATATAAAACTTGATTCATCGACCGAGCTGAACGTCAGACGGCCTTAGGCACTCAGTGGGCCGCTAGTTGGGGCCGTCGCTGCGCCGGGTGGCACAGATCCTGGTTTCGATTTCCGGATGGTTCGCCGGCTGGCAGGTGAGGAGAATCTCTGCCCGGGACCTATACGGCCTCAAGCGTTCCGAACCTGTCCTGGAGCACGCCGCGACGCCGACTGTTCACGCTTGAATATCTCCACATACCGCTTGCGCGACGCGAGCAGTCGGCCAAGGACTCGACCGGCTTACCCACATCCTTGCCGATTGTTCGGTAGTAGAGCCGCCCTGGCCCGTTCTGTGCTGATCCCCGCGGCCGGGTTTGTTTAGCGTGCGGTGACCCGCAGGGCGTGTTCGTACTGGCCGCGTTGGAAGGCGAAGTCTCGGAGATCGCGGTAGTCCCACGGGCGGTGTCCGGTGCGGTAGTTGGACCAGACGACGGTGTCTTGGACGACGGTGACCGTAGCGGTGAAGGGCCAGCAGCCCCAGTCGCCGCATCTGCAGCCGAGGAGCACGGTGTCGCCGTCGCCGAACCAGCTCAAGACGGGATCGCCGAGGTAATGCCGGCTGGGCCACCGCACCTCATCCTGCGGCAGGCCCGCGTAGCTTCCGGCGAGGTCGGGCTGCCCCTCGCGCCGCGCGGAGGGAAGCTCGACCGTGCGGATCAGGTCTGGCAGCGGGACCCCGTTGAGGTGAGGAACGACGGTCGAGAGAACACCGACACCGAGTTCCTGTTCCACAATGCGGAATTCGACGCTTTCCATGGTCTGCACGGTAGCCCGGTGGCCTGGGCGGCCGTCTAGCCGAGCTCGGGCGATGATACTCGTGGCGGCCGGTGTCGCCACTGCTGCCGACCGAGTCGGTGGCCATCTTGAGAGCTCGCTAGGCGAGGAAGGCGGCGATCTTCCCGGCGAGGTGTCGGGTGTCCTCGCTGGCATCGATTTCGACGTAGGTCGACGCTTCCCAGGCGTCCGGCTCGTAGCCGCGGGGCCCGCGCAGGATGAAACGCAGCGATACGTGATCGCGCCAGTCGTGCGTCGCGTCGGTGCGCAGGTTGTGGTCGAGCGACTTCCAGCTGCGGACGCCTTCCCAGCCGACGTAGGACTCGGCCAGCTCGGCTGCCCAGATGTTGAGCCTGTCGCCGTCCAGCGTGCCGACCATCGTGGTCGTACTCGCTCCGACGTCGTCGATCTCGCAGGGAAAGTTGAGAACCTCATCGCTTTCTGGTCTTTCAGGGGATGTGGAGACGCACGCGGCCGCGGCCCGGCTCCGCTGAGAACTCGATGCTGTCGTCCAGCAGCCTCATCACGGGCCGAGCTTCCCAGTCCTCGCCCTATGGGATCGATCCCATTTCCAGGAGGCGCTGGGTGCTGTCGCGGTGGCCGGAGGGTCACCACGCCACAAGCGCTCGGTCGGCGGTGCACGCTGCCGCCACGACCTGGGTGCGCAACGTCCGCGATTACCGCGAGAGATCCTGCCCGCGCATCGGCCTGCGCTCCGTTCGTGCGCTGTGACGACTACGGAACACCTGATCAAACCCTTCTACGGCGATGTATCTCGACGACGAGGTCATCAACGGCCGCGGACGTGCGGAAGGCCGCTGGGCAGGTGCGGATCGGGGCGGCAGGTGGTTGTAATCGCCGGGTCCGGCCGGGCAGCCCGCCGGTCGATGGCGGCGCGCCTGCGAAAGGTGGGTGGGATTCGATTCAGTAGAGGACACGTTGGAGGCCACCGATCCGGTCGGTTGCTGTCATGCGGTGCGGGCGCCGAGCCGATCAGCTTGCCACTTACGGCCGCGCCGGACGGTGCCGTCCCTCCGGGTACAACGAGGACTGTCCGGGTCTGCAGGCTGGCGATCCGGTCGTTGCGGCACGACCCACAGTCAGCCGCACACTCGATCCTGCGGAACCCGAAGCGACCTTGACCAGTCGATCACGGACCGATGCGGTGCCAACCGGGCGGAGTACCGTCGACCGCGCCATCCATGCACAAGTTTCTCCACGAAACTTTTTTCCCCGAGCACCAATCCTTCGGTCCGGCTGCAACGAATCACGGGTGTTGATCACCGCTAGCCGACTGGAGTTCTCTTATGGATGCGCTCAGCCCGTGGCATCTCCTGATCATCGCGGCCTGTTTCGTCATGCTCTTCGGCGCGAAGCGACTGCCTGATGCGGCTCGGTCGCTCGGCCGGTCCGCGCGCATCATGAAAGCCGAATTGAAGGGAATGCACGACGAGCCGAAGGCTGAAGCCTCTCACGTGACGGACGTTCCCGCGGAGCCGATCGAGGCCGTCGTAGTCGAGCCGCGCGTCGTGGTGTCAGAGGACGTTCCCGTCACCGCCCGCGCTGATGGCACGCGCTGAGGCTCCGCCGGCAGACCGGCCCGCCGAGCCGCCCGCTCCGGCGGACGCGCCGCCCACCCGGCCGAACATGTGGGTTCGTCATCTGAAAGAACTGCGCCGCCGAGCGATCATCTCCGCGTTGGCGGTGGTGGCCGGAACCATCGTCGCGTTCCTGTTCCACGCCACGATTCTGCACGCGCTGACTCAGCCGTACTGCGCGCTCCCCTCCCACGACCGGCTTCTGCAGGGGCAGTGCACGCTGATCGTCACCGGCGTTCTGGACGCGTTCCGGCTCACGATCAAGCTGTGCCTCTTCGCCGGGATCCTGCTGTCGTCGCCCGTGTGGCTCTACCAGTTGTGGCGATTCATCACGCCGGGACTGCACCAGCACGAACGCCGGTACGCCAGCTGGTTCGTCGGCATCTCGGTGCTGCTCTTCGGCGTGGGCGTCGCTTTCGCCTGGGAAACCCTGACGCGCGGCCTCCAGTTCCTGCTGGGATTCGCGACCGGCGGCGTGGCTTCGCTGTTGAGTTTTGACAGCTACCTCTCGTTCGTCACCGCGATGGTGCTGATCTTCGGCGTCTCCTTCGAATTCCCATTGCTGATCGTGTCGCTCAACTTGGTCGGAGTGCTTTCCGCGGTACGGCTGCGGAAATGGAGCCGATTCATTCTCTTCGGGATCGTCGTTTTCGCCGGCGGCGCTACGCCGAGCCCCGATCCACTCACGATGCTCGCTCTGGCCGCACCGCTTGCTCTGCTCTACGGCGGATCGCTGATCTTCGCGATCTATCACGACCGGAGAAAAGCGCGGAACGCCGTCGCCGAAATCCCGGACGACCAACCGTCCGTTCTCTGACCACCCGACCCGAATGGTCATCGGGCATCGCCATGCCCGAAATCAGGAAGGAGCGGTCGCACGTCGACGCCTGCGCAGCGCAGGCGTAGGAACTAGCAGGGGAGTATGAAGTGTTCGGAAAGCAGCTCGTCACCAACATGATCCAGCGCAGCGCGGAGAACGCCGAGGACCGGCGTCGCTTCCTGCTGAGCGCCGGGGCTCTCGGGCTCGGCGTCGTCGGCGCCAGCGTGCTACCCGCCGGCGTGGCGTCCGCCGAGACCACCAGCGGCCCGAGCGACGGGGCGGTGCTCAATTTCGCCCTCAACCTCGAGTACCTCGAAGCCGAGTTCTACTCGCACGCCGTACACGGGTACGGCCTGACCGACAGTCTGACCGGCGGCACCGGGCGTAAGGGTGGCGTCACGGGTGGTCGGAAGGTGCCGTTCAAGACCAGGCGCATCCGCCAGTACGCGCAGGAGATCGCCGGGGACGAACTTCACCACGTGAAGTTCCTGCGCACGGCACTCGGCTCGGCTGCTGTCTCCCGGCCGTCCATCGATCTCCGCAGCAGCTTCACCGCCGCTGCCCGCGCGGCCAAGGTGATCGGGTCGCACGACACGTTCGACCCGTACGCGAACGAGAACAACTTCCTGCTCGCCGCGTTCCTGTTCGAGGACGTCGGCGTGACGGCGTACAAGGGCGCCGCCCCGCTGATCACCAACAAGACGTATCTCGAAGCGGCCGCCGGCATCCTCTCGGTGGAGGCGTACCACGCCGCGACGATCCGCTCCGCGCTCTACGAGAAGGGGCTGTCGTCCACGGTGGCGAAGCTGTCCGCGGCCCGTGACTCCCTCGACGGCGCGAGCGACGACGACCAGGGCATCACCCTCGGCGGTGTCGCCAACATCGTTCCGACCGACAGCAACGGGATCACGTTCAGCCGGTCCTACGACAAGGTCCTGAACATCGTCTACCTGAACCCCGCGAAGGTGAACAAGGGCGGCTTCTACCCGGCCGGCGTGAACGGAACCCTCAACACCAGTTCCTGAGGGACGGCGGTCCGGGCCCGCCCACGGCGGGCCCGGACCCCGCGGGGAAGGACGAACCATGACCCAGACTCCTCTCGCCTACCCGGCTGAGCCGGTCGCGCTCCGGGTTCCTCGCCGCACCCGGTTGCGAGCGGTCACCGCCTTCGGCCCGGCGTTCGTGGCCGCGATCGCCTATGTCGACCCGGGCAACTTCGCGACCAACTTCGCCGGTGGGGCGAGCACCGGCTACCGGCTGGTGTGGGTGGTGGTGCTGGCCAATCTCGTCGCGATGCCGATCCAGTACCTGTCCGCGAAACTCGGCGTGGTCACGGGGCGCAGCCTCCCGCAGGCTTTCCGAGACGTCTTCCCCGGCGTCGCGTCGCGGGTGATGTGGGCGCAAGCCGAGATCGTGGCGATGGCGACCGATCTGGCGGAGTTCGTCGGTGCCGCGATCGGGTTGAACCTGCTCTTCGCCGTACCGATGCCGATCGCCGCGGGCCTGACCGCGATCCTGGCGTTCGCCGTGCTCACGCTGCAACGCCGCGGACACCGTCCGTTCGAGATCGCCATCGGCTCGCTGCTGGCCCTGATCTGCCTCGGCTTCCTCTACCTCACCGTGCAGAGCCCACCATCGGCGTCCGGGACCCTCACCGGGCTCGTGCCGAGCTTCGGCGGCGGCGACACCCTCCTGCTGGCGGTCGGCATCATCGGCGCCACCGTCATGCCACACGCCATCTACCTGCACTCGGGGCTGATGCGCGGCCGCTCCACACCCGGCGATCAGCGACGCGTGCTGCGCTTCGCACGGGCAGACATCGCCCTGGCGATGACCTTGGCCGGTCTGGTGAACCTCAGCATGCTGACGGTGGCGGCCACACTGTTCCACCACGGCTCCAGCGACGCGATCACGCTCGGCACCGTCCACGCCGGACTCGGCCGGCTGGTGGGCGGAGGTGCCGCGCTGGCCTTCGCCGCGGCTCTGCTCGCGTCGGGGATCTCGTCGTCCAGTGTCGGGACGGCGGCCGGTCAGGTCGTGATGGACGGCTTCCTCGGCGCGCGGCTACCGCTGGTCGTGCGGCGGCTGATCACGATGGCGCCGGCCGTCGTGCTGCTCTGTTCCGGCATCGACCCCACCCGTGCGCTGGTACTGAGCCAGGTCGTCCTGTCCTTCGGCATCCCGTTCGCGTTGGTCGCGCTACTCGTCCTGACCAGCCGGCGCAGCCTCATGGGCGACCAGGTCAACTCTCGGCCCATGGTGTCGTGCATGACCGCGATCGTGGTCGTGCTCACCGGCCTCAACCTCTTTCTCCTCGCCCAACAGCTCAGTTAGGACGCGCGTCATGTTCTCCAACTTCGGCCTCGGCGAGATCCTCGTCATCGGCTTCCTCGCGTTGCTCATCTTCGGTCCGGAAAGGCTGCCCAAGGCCGCCGGCGACGCCGTCCGGGTGATCCGGCAGCTGCGGTCGATGGCCACCTCGACCATCAACGACGTCAAAGCCGATCTCGGGCCCGACCTGGCCGAGCTCGACCTGAAGTCGATGCACCCGCGTCACCTCATCCAGAAAGCGATCCTCGACGACGAACCCACGCCGAGAAAGGAATGAGGTCTTACGCCTGCCCGGCCGCGGTCGGTACTTTCCGCGACCGTCCCCGGTACGGCCGGTCGCGTCGTCCCGCTCGCGGGCGTTGGTTGCTCAGCCACCTCGCTCGCTGGGGTACGCATCGCTACCCGAAGGCGGTACTTTGCCGGGGATGAAGCCTTGAGAGTGTCGCGCTCCGTGGCGGTCGATGCCTCCGGCTCAAGCGCGTTACGGCAGCGGAAGACGATGACGTCCCGGATCCATCGTGGGCTCGGCTCGGCCCTCGGACTATGCCGCCACAAGTAGTATCCCTGCAGGTGAAATCAGCTCTGGCTCCGGCCGCAGGTCTGCCGTGTGGCCGAGCCGGTCAAGAAGGCGTAGGCCGACAGTTCTGCCAGCGACACCGGGTCCGTCGCGACCCATTCGGGGATTTGCCTTTCATGGTCGTAGACATTGGCGGGATGCCCGGCGGCCTTGGAACGGGTGCCGGTATGGCCGCCCGCATCGATCCCCGCGTTTGACGGCTTTCAGCTGGCGGTCAACATGCGGAGCGGGCCGGTCGCCACCGTGTGGTGCACTCGGACTGGGGGGTGTTTCGCTTCCACGTCTACGTCCGAGAGCTCTGCGCTGCTGGGTTGCGCGGCGCAATGAATCGGGTCGGCGCCTGCGTCGACAACGCCACCTTCGAATCGGTCTTCGCGCTATTGCAGAAAACGTTCTTACCCACGTGTGGGTGTCGCCCGGTTGAGTTGCACGCGGGCCGGTTCGGTGACGAGTGGGGCAGTGTTCCTCAGACGGGCCCCGCTCTGAGGGGAAGCGCTCGTGATCGAATTCGTCTGCGACTCGCACAGACATATGTCCAACGGTGGTGGCCCATTGGGGGCCACCACCGTAGGGCCGTAGACGAGTTACTTCGGCATTAGCACCGTGTCGATTAGGTAGACGGTGGCGTTCGCGGTCTGGACATTGCCGCAGACGACCTTGGCGTTCGTGTTGACGGTGAAGTCTTCGCCGCTACCGGTGGCGGTGACTTCCTGGCCTTGCAAGGACTTGAACGGGCCGGCGGTGCCGAGCTGATCGGGCGTGATCTTCTGGCCGATCACGTGATAGGTCAGGATCTTGGTGAGGGTGGCTTTGTCGGCCAGCACCTTCTGGAGATCTGCGGCGGGGATCTTGGCGAACGCGTCATTGGTGGGTGCGAATACGGTGATGTCTTTCGCGCTGTTGAGCGTGTCGACCAGGCCGGCGGCGGTCACGGCTTTGACGAGCGTGGAGAGCACGGGGTTGTTGCTGGCTGCGGTGGCGACCGGGTCCTGGGCCATGCCGGAGAAGGAGCCGGAGCCGGAGGCAGGAACGGCAGAACAGGCGGAGCCGAAAGGCGTGTCAGCGGACATCGCCGACTCCGACGGGGAGGCCATCGCGGTGGCACTGGTGCTGTCGCTGGATGTGGTGGCGGTGTCGGAGGAGTCGTCGCTGCTACAGGCCGCCATCGAGAGGGCGAGGAGAGCCGCGGTGGTGACACCGAGCAGGCGAGTACGAACGCGAGTCATGACTAAGGCCCTTCGTTGGATCAACAGTGGTTTGCGAAAAAAGCCTCGGGCGGGTCGTCACTCGACGGTGACGACCACCGAGTGCCAGCCGGTGGCGCCGTCAGGGAATGGTTTGGCGCGTCGTTCGGGTTGGGTGGCGGCGGTTCGGTCGGTCGCGCGGACTTCGAGGGTGTGCTGGCCGGGCGTGGCCTTCGTGGCGTCCCAGTCCCACCGCCATTGCCGCCAGGTGTCCTCGGAGGGGACCGGCGCCAGCGTCGCGGTGTTCCACGCGCCGCCGTCGACGCGGACTTCTACCCGCTCGATGCCTCGGTGCTGCGCCCAGGCCACCCCGGCCACCGCGATCGGACCGGCCTTCGAGCTGGCCAGCGGACGGGGGGTGTCGATGCGGGAGAAGGTCTTGATCGGGGCCTGGGCCTTCCAGCCGCGCTTGACCCAGTACGGGTCGAAGTCAGCGAAGGAGGTCAGCTCGAGATCGACCAGCCATTTGGTGGCCGACACGTACCCGTAGAGGCCGGGTACGAGCATCCGGACGGGGTAGCCGCGTTCGATCGGGAGCGGTTTGCCGTTCATCCCGACGACGATCAGCGCGTCCCGCCCGTCGCGGACCACGGACGTCGGGGTGCCGCAGGTCCACCCGTCGACCGATTTGGTGACGATCTGGTCGGCGCCGTTCTCGGGCTGCACCTCGTCCAGAAGCGCTTTTAGGGGGACGCCGAGCCAGCGTGCCGTGCCGGCCAACGTGCCACCGACCTCGTTGGAGACGCAGGACAGCGTGATCACCCGTTCGACGAGTGGCCGGTCAAGAAGGTCCTGGTAAGTGATCGTCATCGGGTTGCGCACCCGCCCGTGGATCTTCAGGCGGTAGTCGTCGGTAGACAGCTGCGGCACTGCCAGCGCGGTGTCGACCCGGTAAAAGTCCTTATCCGGAGTCAAGAACGGCGTGAGGTCGGGCAGCTTCAAATCGACGTCGGTCGGCAACGGCGGGGTCGGGTCGGCGGCTGCTGGCAGCGTCAGATTGAGCCGCTCAGCAGTGACATCGCGCAGGCTGGTCAGGTAGCGTCCGGCGGCACCGAGACCGGCCGAGACCGCCAAAACCGAGCCCGACACCAGGAGAAAGCCGCGGCGTGAAGTCGCCGTCGTGCCCCGGCGAACGCCGTCCGGGGTCTTGGTCCGCATGGCGTCGGCGCCGCCGGTGGCTGACTCGGCGCGCAGCCGGCTCTCTCCAACCGGCGTCGGCTCGGTCGGACTTTCGAGTTTCGACGATCTGATCGGCGGGCGGGCCGAGGCTGCCGCGGCCGCTCGAGGGGCGAGGAACAGCA of Cryptosporangium phraense contains these proteins:
- a CDS encoding Nramp family divalent metal transporter, which produces MTQTPLAYPAEPVALRVPRRTRLRAVTAFGPAFVAAIAYVDPGNFATNFAGGASTGYRLVWVVVLANLVAMPIQYLSAKLGVVTGRSLPQAFRDVFPGVASRVMWAQAEIVAMATDLAEFVGAAIGLNLLFAVPMPIAAGLTAILAFAVLTLQRRGHRPFEIAIGSLLALICLGFLYLTVQSPPSASGTLTGLVPSFGGGDTLLLAVGIIGATVMPHAIYLHSGLMRGRSTPGDQRRVLRFARADIALAMTLAGLVNLSMLTVAATLFHHGSSDAITLGTVHAGLGRLVGGGAALAFAAALLASGISSSSVGTAAGQVVMDGFLGARLPLVVRRLITMAPAVVLLCSGIDPTRALVLSQVVLSFGIPFALVALLVLTSRRSLMGDQVNSRPMVSCMTAIVVVLTGLNLFLLAQQLS
- a CDS encoding NACHT domain-containing protein; translation: MGRTISVGDAVRLLGGDSTAARAIDALTGGLLLGAVGGAPALLGWLDVGAEFARLGRRLLRSAAKTRGSIGRVGRTERVSAAHTVIVVAAYFEAMAGAPLPARFSDLELTRSEQLALAGSSGGEQVDGFVTAVLAVGEVLPSPHTTGAQFEKRLGDYYQELSNRVVTFMSGLEVWDRLSETDRARWSAGLADLPTSALRQYRALLGELAADFPELRFWADQREHHTTQEEVRRLEPALASLQTALEELSGSHAASIHRDALSRAHRGALGRSIVESGELPIGLTVPTLEAGYVPPRFRVAPSDPNVSVNDEDWWIRQEIHEDLGGFFLRYLTSPTAIDSPIVLLGQPGAGKSVLTKVLAARLPASDYLPVRVVLRDVAAEAGIQEQVEQALLGATGDRMSWPSLVRSASGVLPVLLMDGFDELLQATGVRHTDYLARVNAFQLREAEQGRPLAIIVTSRLGVADQARTPAGTLLLRLEPFDESRVRAWAGIWNDVNSENFAVSGTRPLDPDAVLAYPDLAEQPLLLLMLALHDADANALSQRDTALRPRELYERLLGSFARREVVRQRPYLSASEVSDAVEDELRRLALVAFAAFNRASQWVTESDLEGDLTAVLGGGDGAEGGGIRAVRRPAEIVLGRFFFIHRARALRHDVPLGTYEFLHATFGEYLVARLTWQLFADTAARAAPGLFGAPVADDDLLYALLSYAALAGRGPVVQFLDDITDEIPAETRPRLLDLLVRLHRVAGYPRAQGNLTVYQPRRLTQTARHAAYSANLVLLAICIGGDVRASDLFDPADDDVVSQWHNLTLLWHSQLSHNDYSSLVDIVALDRLWPSDMPRDVRLFLRTTNDAVPPVDTYWTYAVESHRRGAISWNFTLAESVRRRTQFQCGQHDDILLHLAEPMTTALDDAALTHFYGFSETAAPTAAHALVRAWLPGARPPTEEPHAAHEICADIVNAIYQIQHGYDNPRRFAEAAIAALAADDTVHPDAVADLVEVYLNNNAITANHVGAALARCLRAHLNRCPAGAPGNERLTSLLHRVSDSGTYVTAPLRRLGSTETS
- a CDS encoding ferritin-like domain-containing protein, coding for MFGKQLVTNMIQRSAENAEDRRRFLLSAGALGLGVVGASVLPAGVASAETTSGPSDGAVLNFALNLEYLEAEFYSHAVHGYGLTDSLTGGTGRKGGVTGGRKVPFKTRRIRQYAQEIAGDELHHVKFLRTALGSAAVSRPSIDLRSSFTAAARAAKVIGSHDTFDPYANENNFLLAAFLFEDVGVTAYKGAAPLITNKTYLEAAAGILSVEAYHAATIRSALYEKGLSSTVAKLSAARDSLDGASDDDQGITLGGVANIVPTDSNGITFSRSYDKVLNIVYLNPAKVNKGGFYPAGVNGTLNTSS
- a CDS encoding twin-arginine translocase TatA/TatE family subunit, which translates into the protein MFSNFGLGEILVIGFLALLIFGPERLPKAAGDAVRVIRQLRSMATSTINDVKADLGPDLAELDLKSMHPRHLIQKAILDDEPTPRKE
- the tatA gene encoding Sec-independent protein translocase subunit TatA, whose protein sequence is MDALSPWHLLIIAACFVMLFGAKRLPDAARSLGRSARIMKAELKGMHDEPKAEASHVTDVPAEPIEAVVVEPRVVVSEDVPVTARADGTR
- the tatC gene encoding twin-arginine translocase subunit TatC, with protein sequence MARAEAPPADRPAEPPAPADAPPTRPNMWVRHLKELRRRAIISALAVVAGTIVAFLFHATILHALTQPYCALPSHDRLLQGQCTLIVTGVLDAFRLTIKLCLFAGILLSSPVWLYQLWRFITPGLHQHERRYASWFVGISVLLFGVGVAFAWETLTRGLQFLLGFATGGVASLLSFDSYLSFVTAMVLIFGVSFEFPLLIVSLNLVGVLSAVRLRKWSRFILFGIVVFAGGATPSPDPLTMLALAAPLALLYGGSLIFAIYHDRRKARNAVAEIPDDQPSVL
- a CDS encoding molybdopterin-dependent oxidoreductase; its protein translation is MRTLGFGALTGVSAAVAALGVAEPVAAGIGRGSSPVVAVGLAFIDLVPRPVKDFGIETFGQNDKVALLSGVFVILAIFAVVCGVVSLRRRLLGAAGVALFGVVGVVAAVTRPDAGPLASLPAVVGAAAGVGVLLFLAPRAAAAASARPPIRSSKLESPTEPTPVGESRLRAESATGGADAMRTKTPDGVRRGTTATSRRGFLLVSGSVLAVSAGLGAAGRYLTSLRDVTAERLNLTLPAAADPTPPLPTDVDLKLPDLTPFLTPDKDFYRVDTALAVPQLSTDDYRLKIHGRVRNPMTITYQDLLDRPLVERVITLSCVSNEVGGTLAGTARWLGVPLKALLDEVQPENGADQIVTKSVDGWTCGTPTSVVRDGRDALIVVGMNGKPLPIERGYPVRMLVPGLYGYVSATKWLVDLELTSFADFDPYWVKRGWKAQAPIKTFSRIDTPRPLASSKAGPIAVAGVAWAQHRGIERVEVRVDGGAWNTATLAPVPSEDTWRQWRWDWDATKATPGQHTLEVRATDRTAATQPERRAKPFPDGATGWHSVVVTVE
- a CDS encoding fasciclin domain-containing protein, whose translation is MTRVRTRLLGVTTAALLALSMAACSSDDSSDTATTSSDSTSATAMASPSESAMSADTPFGSACSAVPASGSGSFSGMAQDPVATAASNNPVLSTLVKAVTAAGLVDTLNSAKDITVFAPTNDAFAKIPAADLQKVLADKATLTKILTYHVIGQKITPDQLGTAGPFKSLQGQEVTATGSGEDFTVNTNAKVVCGNVQTANATVYLIDTVLMPK